In the genome of Hydractinia symbiolongicarpus strain clone_291-10 chromosome 5, HSymV2.1, whole genome shotgun sequence, one region contains:
- the LOC130644974 gene encoding uncharacterized protein LOC130644974: protein MNPADDASRGLSMNSYLKNQRWFTGPEFLHQPLRPSNDVDNMEFTLADNDPEVKRVKVNRTSIQNDVLLRLTSRISKWMKLKRLVATMLQWVNRKRYIDIEDLRKAETVILKLVQHTNFADEIPYR, encoded by the coding sequence ATGAATCCAGCAGATGATGCTTCTCGTGGTTTGAGCATGAACAGTTATTTGAAGAACCAAAGATGGTTTACTGGTCCTGAATTTCTACATCAACCGTTACGACCTTCAAATGATGTTGATAACATGGAATTTACTCTGGCAGATAATGATCCTGAAGTAAAAAGAGTCAAGGTAAACCGTACCTCTATCCAGAACGACGTGTTGTTAAGACTAACATCAAGAATATCAAAATGGATGAAGTTGAAGAGACTCGTTGCTACTATGTTACAATGGGTGAATCGTAAacgatatatagatatagaagACTTGCGAAAAGCCGAAACGGTCATCTTAAAATTGGTACAACATACGAACTTTGCTGATGaaataccttatcggtaa